ATGCCATTATGCCAATGTATATGTGTACTAGTTCATGTAAAACATATAGTCTGTCTGTCAGTGCAACATAATCTAGAACCTGGAATAATCAGGAAGTTCAGGACACACCAGCTAGCTCAGATCAGCAAGCACCGAATTGTGAACAAACTTTTAAAAAACTAAGATCAACAGGGGACAGTGACACAGAGTCAGATCTGATTGGATCCATCTACTCCTTGTATATCAATACCACTATCGGCCAACTTGCCATTGACATACACCTAAAGTAGCATGTCTATTGCAAACAAATAGAAAGAAACAGGATATCGAATCAGCATAAAAATTGAGTAATATAccttcttgacaaatatgtacAACTAGCTAATTAGGAGAACAATATATTGTCAGCACATATAATTGAGCGATATATGTACAATTAGCTAATTAGGAGAACAATATAGCGTGAGACAGTACAATTATCCATTGCAGATGACCATACAATTATCCATTGCAGATGACCATACAATTATCCATAGCTACAACAGAACCAAAGGCTGAAATTTTGGTTGACAACATCCATTGCAGATGACCATACAAATTACTGAAAAATTAAACAAAGGTGGCACCAATCAGTTAGGGGACGGCTGATCTGTTACCTCGAAGCTCGTCGGACGGAGGAGGTCTTGGTGGAGGAAGACCGAGGGCTCGTCGGAGGGAGGCCTACTCGTCGGAGGAACGGATCTCGCCGGAGGAAGGGCGCCCACCGCAGCAGCACGAGCGCGAAGGCCGACAGGCCACCGAGGCAGCCAGAGACGAGGACCTGGCCGTGGAGTTGGTGGACGTGGGCCGGCTGCCAGTGCCTGCCGGAGGGAGGGCACCTCGCCGTGGGGCTGTAGGGCCGAGGTTTTTGTCGGCGGGCCGAGAGCTCGTCGGAGGGAGGaggcgaaaccctagccgccctcATCGCCTCTCCTGCCGAGAGCTCCCGAGTCGAGTTTGATGAGAGAGGCCGAAAAAAAACGAACTGGTTGACCATTATAAGCGATGGCAGAGGCGGGTAAATAAGCTAGAACTTGATGGGGGAGGTTCATATCTCAACCCGCAGAAGCCCGCAGAAGCACCCGCCGAGCTACTTCCTAAAAATACACTGCGAGCAATGCTTCTGTGTGCTTTTGCTTCTGCGAGTGTGGGTTCAGAAGTAGCgatgtttgtttgggcttctagTTTTTGGAGGCTAGAAGCTAActagaagcccaaacaaacaccCCCTAACTCCAACTAAATTGCTATTCGTCTCTTTACCTTATTATTTAGCAAAGAGATATAAAAAATTGTCTCCAACCGATTCGCTACGCCTATCGTCACTTCTGTCACCTTGCCATCTCGCCTCTGCCTTGTGCCACATCTAGCGAAGGTCTCCCTCTCGTCATTGACCAACGATCGCCATGAAGTCGCCGGTCCTTTCTGCTACCGTAGCCGTAGGTGcatttcatcttcctcttcccaGGTTGATTTGAGGTCGTAGGTGTTCGAGTTAGCCAGATCTgtgggagagagtgagagttaCCGGAGAGAGAGGCCGTACGTGCTGCCCTACCGTCGTCACCCATCCGATAGATCTGCTCGACGCTGCCCTGCCGCTGTCACCTGCCTGCAGTCGTGTGGTTGACGCCCTCGCCCGCCTGCCGCATGAGGTGCACTAAATGTAGAGATTGGTGATGTCTTAAGAGCGGGATGGAGggtaaattaggatatttagaaattaaaggctctaaaatcttcacaagataaatctaccttaatttctatctaaatgtgctatagatttatctagtgcgTCTTCTCTACAGCTCAAGAggaagaggattgcaacctatcctaacaaggtaaattgtaagtatgtaaatacgaaaatgtaaataaggtagagagataaacttgacataagggatttttatcctgtggtatcagtAGCACACAAGCCACTCCAAGTTCGTGTTAGAGCTCTATAAAAGACATGCTCCCGGTCatcaagtctcttccgatcacggcgatcatggctcttgagctaccaaatcactaagacaagacctcaagcaagatgagccaccaagccaccaagacgaggtctcaccactaacctcttccggtcacttataCACCGTATTTACTTTGAAGCTTTAGTCACAATGACAAGGGCATCTACGTCCCCGCATAATcttcttgccgtcgctccacacaAAGCAGAGGATTAACAAGTTATCAgcaagtcatcaagactccaaggcgacGACGTACCTTTTgatacacggttggatcactctttgatctactctctaggttgcagcacctagcaacacttctctctaggtctataagcactaatcactctctaatgatatccttaatcgTCTTgaatgaacactttaagcactttggtgacttggatatcttctcaagtgtgtacgAGTTtcttctagactccagcagcttcaaatgactaagtggaagggtatttatatCTTCAACCCTGTGGATTAGCCATTGCTCCAATGACTCAACTTTACTataaacaccagatgatccagtgacaatagtagtataagcaccgaaccatccggtgagtacagcATCAgcaactagccgttgaaacctcactcaaatacattctgaacaccagattatccgatgTATCATTCACTTCTTTCATCGGACTATCTAGTGTGTTGTCTTACACCAAGCCAAGCCACTTGTTCTCTGTGCATTTAGTCTGGTGTGTAGAtcctttgatcaccggaccttccagtgtattgatcttcatCTTCTACTGAGGCTTTGACATCTTGCTGGAAAACAATCTGGTATGTTAACTTctttcatcaccagaccatccggtgagttgaaatTTCTCCTTTCCTCATTTGCatagcttctgttaaatgctccagtgtagGCATCCAATGTGTAGTGCTTTAATCACCAGACcgtccggtgaggtcttcatttTTCTCTTCTGAGTGAAAACACTTCGATGTGTATAGCCTTCTGagtatcggaccatccggtgaatatAACACACCCGggagaaatactctggtgtgcacaaagtCCTGAGTACCGAACCATCTAGTGAGTTCAATAGCCTCtagacaaaatactccggtgagtgcaaactcctctgcaccaggTTATCTGGTGAGAACGATTTCCATGGGAcatctccaattcaatcaaactttgttccaaCTACGGTGGCCTCTTCATATGTTGAATCCacgagacctactaacatatactcttgaaaaacatgttagtcttaatgACTATGTTGCAATTAACtattaaaatcacaattataacataataggatcattttcgctatacCTGCAAGAGCGCCAAAGTAGGGGATGAGAGGCAGGGCGGGAGCAGTGCGAGGTGACGGCCTATTTGGGGTGAGGAGCCATGGATTTGGGGAGGTGCTTGTGCTTTATATCTGTGAAGTTGTGctcttatttttgtttttcgACTATATGAATATTGATTGATCAATGGTATATGATTTTGCAATGCAAGAATGGATAGCTATATGTAGCTGTTGAGTGGCCAAAATGTTGATGGCAACCAATTTTAGGGTGACAACCAATTTGCAAGTCCCCTCTGAAAAGGAGGACATTCTTTTGGTGTCGGTATGGCTACAAATCGGCATGGATACCGTTCACAACAATGAACAATCTCATAGTACATATTGGGAAAGAATTCATGAGTAATTCCATGCGCATAAAGACTTTGAATCAGATTATTCTTCCAACTCTATCATGCACTATTGGTTCATCATACTAGAGAGTGCtaacagattttgtggatggtatGCTCAGATTCAAAATAGGAGGCAAAGCGGGGTGTCTGAGCAAGGTAAGGTATAAATGTTTCTTCTTTAGTTTGGTTGTAACTGTATATGTTGCTAGTATGTTTGACAACACATATTCACTTGTGCAGGTGCTTCAAGTATGTGAATTGTACAAGGCAATAGACAAGTATGGCAGATCGTTCGGTTTGTTTCATTGTTAGAATATCTTGCAGCACGAGCAAAAGTGTAACGATAGATGCTCTCAAAAAAGATAGAAGATATTTGCCAATGCAAGTCTAAAATCATCTACTTTTGAAAGCAATGAAAGTCAtcatgatgaagaagaggaggatcTTATTTTAGAGCCTAGCGATGCAAGGCCAAATGGTAAGAAGTAGGAGAAATAACGACAATGTCGAGGTAAAAATTCGGTTTCTCTAGGGGAGAGCCTTTACATGGAAGCATTGAAAAATGTGCGGGCCAGAAGAAAGAGGACGAAGCCTTGAAAGAGATTAAAGAAAAAGAATGCAATGATGAGAGAATTGCATTGGAGAAGAAAAGGCTTGAACAATATGAAAGAGATATAGAGTTAAGATAGAGGATCGAAGATGATAAAGTGATGAATATAGACATTAGTGGTATAAGTGAGTGCCAACAACAATACTATATGAGAATGCAAGAGGAGATCATTACTTAACGATATGGCATATGGTCGGGTTGAGATGATTTATTATGTGTGGATTGTCATGTTCTTTTGTGTTCTCTTGTACGAATATGTTGTTGAATAAACTATGTTTTATTAAGACAATACATATTACATGTATACTCTTCTTCAATACTGGTCTCGATGACGTTGTCAGAGATGCTTGATGAGATCCTTTAAAGCTGAGAGTGAGTTTTCTTATCCCTAATATTATGATGAACTTGAATGAACCCATGTAATTCATACGTACGAACTGTCGAAGGTCTCACAATTTCTCCAACACCATCGTAATAGAAATCTTTATCTTTATCTCGCTCATCTTCAATGATCATGTTATGTATGATGGCACAATTTGTCATGATTTCTTTGAGCGTGTGTTTATCGCAGAATCGGGCTAGTTCACAAACTATAGAAAAATAAGATTGTAGAACACCAAAGACTCGTTCGACATCCTTCCTAATTGGTTCATGTGCCTTGGCAAAATATTCTCTCTTATTGCCTCTTGGTAATGATATGATCTTCAAAAATATGGCACATTGAGGATAGATTCCATCTGCAAGGTAATATCATATTGTATAATTATGACCATTAATGATATAATAACTATCGGAGCTTTCCCTTTGGCTAACTTTGCAAATAAATATGGACGGCAAACAACATTGATACCATTGTGAGACCCTGGTAAACCAAAGAAAGTATGCTAGATCCAAATATCTTTAGAAGCAACAACTTCTAGAATGATTGTGGGCTCGTACACATGGCTGTGATACTGACCTTGCCATGCTGCAGGGCAGTTTTTTCACTTTCAATGCATACAATCTATGCTGCCAAACATTCCCGGGAAACCTCTTTGCTCTCTAATTGCAAGTAATCTAGTTGTGTCATTCTCATTTGGAGATCTCAGGTATTCATCTCCGAAGACTTCAACAGTAGCTCTGACAAACCTTCTCAGACTCTCTATAGCCGTACTTTCACCCATACGAACATATTGATCCGTATAATCTCCTGGTATTCCATAAGCTATCATGATGAATGTTGCAGTAATCTTCTACAAAACAGATAACCCCAAGACGTCCACTTATATATCTTTTTTGcacaaaataatcatcatgttGCTCGATAGCTTGAACAATGCGAAGAAATAGAGAACGACACATTCTAAACCTGAGTGAGGAAAGAACAATGAATAAACATGCATGAAGAAAGAGTATAAATTAACAGAGAAGATAAACAAAAAATAGATTAACTGCAAACTTGAGGTGAAAGAAAGTTGGGCCATAGATAGGagcattaaaaaaatagttatcgTACATTCTCTAATGCCCAGCTTTCCTGCCTCAGTGAATATACTAACGTCCAAACACAGAACTGCTAGGTCGTAGAGCATTCATACGCTGATATTGTGTGTGAGCTTGGTGTAGTATAGCAAGAATGAGTTTATCATCGTCATCATCCGACGACAACAATGAATCCAGGAGAGATTTATGACTCCTTTTGAGGTGATAAGGAAAAAGAACAAGTATAATGATTTAGTGTAGCAACAAGGTGAATAGACATATATATAGAGAGTGGTGGAAAATAGCAGTTAGAATATAGCCGTTAGAAATATAGCAGTTGTAAAACTAGCTATTCGAAATATAGCTGTTGAAAAAATAATCGTTACAAAAATAGCCGTTCAAAGTAACACTATTTAAAATAAACTATTACTAATTAGTTACACGATAATAATAAAATAGAGTTGATTGacataaaaaagataaatttaaCGTGTCGGTTGGAACATACTAAGCAGTAGAGAGTGAAATATAAATAGCGTACTCAAGAAATAGAGAGGCAGAAATAATAACTCCGTTAATAATGTTCTTAGTGTTGCAGGACGCGTCCACTCCATGATGTTGCGCGGCTCGGTGTCCCCGTGTGGAATGCATTGCTCCCAAACCTGCACCAGCACTCGTCGTACTTGCGGTTGGCATGGGACAAGATGAAGCCAAACACCTAGTCCAGCGCCGCCCTTGTCTCGGTGGAAGCCGCCGCTGCATGCCAGTGCGTGGCAGATAGCTGTGGCCCCTGGCCCGTGCCCCGTGCCCCGTAGGGAGGACGGAGAGGAGCTGACGGAGGTCCTGGTTCTACTGGCTGGGCCTTGTTGCCGGTTGCTGAGCATGATGATGCCAGCAGGTGGTAGCCCTCGATGATGGCAGTGCTCGGCGCCAGCGATGGGGGTGGTGTTGAGGAGAAGAAAGCCGGCGCGCGGCTGAACTGCGAGGTCGACAGCCGAGAGATACGGCGCCTGTCATGGCGTATGAGTATGTCACGTCGATGACTTCGGCCAGTTTTGTCGCCAAAATTGCTGAGCTACTGCATCCTGTAGATATTAGCGGCTGACGTGAAGTACCCACGCACGCATAATGTGATGTGACGACAGTCTGGAGAAATACGATGTAGCGGATTGCGATTTGTGAACTACATTACAACGAGACTGTTTGTTTCCAACTTTCCATGATGAAACCAAATCAGTACGGCGGGACAGACATGACCAAATTACCTGTGCGACCAAACCAAACGCGTCGTCGCGGCGGTCAGGTTCCGGCCAGTCCCCTCCAAGAACGCGAACATCCCCTCGCACTCCGCGACGATGGCCTTGTCCAGCCCGCTCCGGATCACGGGCGCGAAGAAGAGCCACGACGCGGTCCCCGTCACGAACGCCAGCGTGAGCGCCGTCGCCAcggggcgcggcggccgccaccACCACAGGCCGCTCTGGCTCTGCCACGCCGCGCACCACCCCTCGGCCACAGCGCACGCGCCGTGCAGCGCGAAGAACGCGACAACTTCCCCCGTCCCGGGCTCCAGCGTGATGTAGTAGAACATGACCTCGTGCATGAGCCCTGACACGAGGAACGCCGCGAGCACGCCGGCGGGGGCGCCGAAGCGGGCGCGCGCGGGGTGGTACACGCAGGGCCGGAGCACGGCGGGGACCATGAGGTTCCACCGGCGGCCCCAGAAGTCGCGGAGGGAGGAGGCGAGGTACGGCCGATCGAACTGCGGCTCCAGCTCCGCGCCCAGCAGTGCACGAGCGAGCGCCGCGGCGGATGCGAGGAAAAGCTCGAGCATCAGGTAGACGTGCGCGCCGTCGAACGCGGGCACGGCGTACGCGGGCATCCGCGCCCTGAAGCGCCGGAGCGAAACGAGCACGGCGAAAAGAGCCGCCTTGGACGCAAAGGACAGCAAGAAGAACTCGGAGGAAGGGGGCGAGCCGCGGGATGGCTGCTTCTCGTCCCGGACCTTGACGGGCAGCGCGGCGCACGCGAAGAAGCGGACGAGCGGGAGCGCGGGGTGGAGCGGCCCGTtcccggcggcgaggaggaggagcttgaaGCCGCAGAGCCAGAcaaggaagaaggcggagacgGTGCGGAGGAGGATGGAGGAAAAGGCGAAGGGGAGGacagggaggagaagaagcacagGGAGGAGCGCCGCGAGGCGGGGGATGCCGGGGGCCAGGCACGCGGTGGCGAGGCGCGCGTAGGCCATGGCCCCAAACGCGGCGGCCGAGACCACGGCGAGGGCGGCTAGCTCGGACGCCATATGTGCCTTGCTCGTTTCTTGACCACGGCACGGCGGCCACCGGGCGAGATCCGGATGAACTGTAGCGTGGTGTCGATCGAACTGTCGGAGGAATATAGTATTGGAAATGGCGATCAAAAGAGAAaggattttaaaaaaaacatcatgtGCCACTTGGGGTAAATTAATCTTTAAGAACGTGGTAGTTATATGCAAGGTTTCAAAATTCGATTCTGAGCCCCGGCGATTTTTTTTGATATTCGCAGTTTTAGATAGCAATTCGGTAAAAATTGGTCGAAtttgttaaatttttattttttgaaattttaaatttaaatttaactgAAAAACAATTGATTTCTGAATTAATCGGTAACCGTGAATATCAAGCGACATATTTTGAAACCTGATTGTATGCTCATACATGCATCTCTCCATGTGTCATCCCGTCCCGATGGCTTTGAACTTTTTCCCTGATAGGAGTAGTACGTGTCCACCTGCTCCAGCTCCGGAGTTTCGTCTTTCTGTTCAGGCGAGGCGAGCGCAAGGTTTGTCTGCTGCTCTCATTTCCTTGTGCTGTTGCCGGCCAGTCGCTGAGCGTGACGAATTGATGATGGAGTGGGTGCCTGGGTGGTACCGGTAGCCCTCAATCGTGGCAGCCGCGCGGAGCTTGGCGCTTGTGGTGACGGTGATgtggacgaggaggaggccgacgcAGGGCTGGACTGCAAAGAGCACCTGGAACTTCTCATCTCATCCATCTCAGTCCATAGCTTAATTAGACAGATCTGAAGGCGCCAAATGGGATAATAAGGGCGTACCTTTTGCCAGAGCAACCAAAGCATCCAATTCCTGACTATCTACTGAACATGAAGTCCCTATGCTGAAGTAACTGAATCAGAGCATAGTATGTGCTGGAGTGGACATGTGGACCCGATCATCTCTGCTTGGCCATTTTTTGAACTTTGGATTGGCAATTCGAAAGACTATAGTACTGAAAACTTGTATTGAACTATAGTAACATAAGTTATCTAACATCGTAGCACTGAatagagatggccaaatggatAGTCCAGTCTGAACCTATTGAGACACGATCCGTTAGCTAAATAGTTCCGTTAGCTAAACAGATCGTGTCGTGCCGGTCCACGTGCCGTGACTCCAACCCAAGCATGGCCCGGGGCCCACGGCACAGTAGGTTCGATGACTTTTTTTGCCCGTCAGCCCacgaaaaattagaaaaactcACAAAAATTTGCTTTCACTCGGAATCGAACATCCGACCTTCAAATTATGAGTCAAACACACTATCATTACACTACATATCCTATATAgtattagatctaaataaattatataaaatactaaaaaatatgaatagtTAAACGGACCAGACCGTGTCGGTCCGTCGTGCCGTAGCTCCGACCTAGGCATAATCTAAATCGTCGTGCTATGCCGGCTCGGCCCGTTAGCTGTCGTGCCATGTCTGGACCGTGCTAACAATACTCGGACCGACCTATGTTACACAGTCCGTTTGAAAATCTTTAGCACTGAATGTAGGCAACGTACATCAACTTGTCGCTGTGAATCATCACTCTGCTACTCGGGGTGTTCTTCTCCAAGCCAGGCCGTGCATTTGATCATCTGTGTTGGCCGTGGCCCCGTGCTCGCTGTGCTGGCTTCTGTGTCTGAGGATCTTAGCATTCACCTAGCGAGCATGTGTGTTCAGGACTTTAATGTTGACTCCCGTCTCCTTCGTTGTAGCTAGTCAGTGACTCGTCAGCTCGTCGTTTGCTCGCGTATCTACTGCCAAACCGGTATGGAAATATGGAAATGGAACTCGTGCCTGGGGTGGGCAGGTGGGGACTGCCTGTTTCTGACAAAACCGGCACTTGGTTGCCTGTTAACCAAAACTAGACTCGCCAGTCGCGGAGGCCCAGAGACCTCCGAATCCTCCCCTTTTATGCGCTCCTACGACCCGAACTCCACCCAACAGAGGAAGAGGAGCAACCAACCCATCTCGCGCCGAACCTCGATCGTCCGTGCCCGTGCTCGACAGGCGGCCAGAAATCAACCACGCCGTGGTCGCGCGGGAGCCAGAGCGGAACTCGGCAACCGCGGCCAGAGACCGATGCGCCCCGTGCACCCGCGCACGCGACTACACGGCCGCCGACGCGATGCACCCCCGGGCCTTACGGGCTGCCACCACGGTATGGGCCGCGGGCCCGCGGCTAGAGTTGCGAGGGCTCAAGGAGTTGGTCGGCCTCAGCCCGGTGCGCGTGGGCTCTGCTAAGCAGATTCGATTTCGGGCCCTGCGTCCGCGCGCTCGCTCCGCCGATCGCAGCACGGTCATCGAGAGGCAGCGACGCCGTCGGCGTCGCGCGGCGCGGCGTCCTACTCCCACCGGCCCGCGAGCGTTGCCTTCCCGTGACCGTAGATTGCTTCGGCTCGGTGTCGGTGGATGTCACGTGCCGCGACCTGGGATCACGAACACTGCGGTCGCACACCGGGGCCTAGCTATAGATAGGGCGACCGCAGTTAGTGCGGACCATGGAGACCCATCAACTCCCATCAACAAATGGATTTGTCTATacttttttaaaagtttttttaaGCTGGGTTAAAATGGTGCGCAGTCCGTTTTCTTTAAATTCTTAGCCTCACTATTGCAATCGACTCAACGTTTTGCGAAACCAAGTTCAATAATTTTGGTACACTAgttcaaaaaatttcaatttCACCATCTAACCTTGCAGTTTGAGCCTTCTTATGAattcaatattttgaaaaaatttattCAACATTTTGCAAAACCTAGCTCAATAATTTCAAAACACCAGTTCAACATTTATAtgaaatatattaaaatagtatATTACAAATGTTGAAATAGTACACTTAAAacgttatttttttattaaaaatatatttatattagatcttattttattatattaatTCTAAACAACACGGTGGTTCAAACATATACACGATCTGAGAAAAAAATCGTGTTTAAAGATTCAAATTCAAGGAAAAATAGCACCCACCACAACCCATCCCCGCTCCGCTTGCAACCGTACTCCTCTCCACGCACTAGGGTATTCGCTTTTTTAACATTCTGAAAAGTGACAAGTACTCATTTGTTACCATATCCCACATACATAGACTTAGAGATGACCTGCATATCATCCTCAGCAATAATTACCACTTACTTAAAGTGGTAACCGAGCAATTATCTCACCACGCACCAATCTGAAAGCATGCCCTAATCAGGACTGGTAGTCACGAGGTGCAGTTCACACGTGATGGTGGGTCAGCAATCAAACCGAGATTTTCCCTCCTCGGTTCGATTGCTGAGACCATGAAAATAAATTCTATATAACAGTATTATATATGTATCCTCGTATAGCATCACTTAGAGAGGATAGATTTCACTTAACTAAAAAGGTATTATATATACTTACTacttaatatatataattatcgTTAATTAGATTTCATCATCGCTTTAAAATCCATATTAAAAACAAATAACGATCATCTAGCTGATGCTAAAAACATACATCAATAACCCCGCTTTAAaatctaaattaaaaaaatctaaaggATGCTATATGAAAATCTACCATTCACCACGCACCAATCTTCTGCAGAAGTCAATCAGCGCCCGGTCCGCCCGGGAAACAAGCTACTAGTACAAGCAGAGCTGCCAGCGCCAGTGGTGCATGCATGATACCAGATGCATAGCATCCATCCTGTGCTGAGATCAGGTGGATCGATCGATACGACATGCAGCCTGCGTGCTGAGACCGATCACCTCAAACGTGCTGTTGACACGTACGTACGGTACGTCGCGATTAATCATGTGAAAAGCTGTTCCTCTCGTACGTATGTACTGAAATAATGACGGATTAGCGACCAGGAGGCTAGTAAGGGGGTCCATTTCCGTGCAATTAAGCAGTGAAAACGCTGCCCCACCGGCCGAGCTAGCTAGCTCTCTTCTCGTTGCCCAAAACACATGCGTGTACAAGACGCAGTTCATTTGTTGATTGTTACAGTAGTTGAATGGTACTCAATTCAATCACGAatattttaacattttagataATGACATGATCTTTAATATgtaattttgatcattttttctattaaaatatatttataaattatattATGAAAATGTATTCGACACaaatctacacatgattttttatatttctaaactaaatatttgagAAGTTGTTGATAGTCATAGTTTAACAAATCAGATCAGACACTATCCAAAAGTCAAATATTTGTGCCGGAAGAGAGTAGGAACAATGTCCATAGGTCCACGGATCCATCAGCGTAAATGCTTTACAGTTGAAAGATGCGATCCATCATCCGTCACCGCATGTGACGAACCAGcgctaatttttattttaaaaagaagGGGAGTGAAGACGATTCAAAGGTACAAGGAGAACTAAATTTGAGCAACCAAGCACTAATCACGCGCATGAGTTCATGACACGACGGATAATCTCTATGAGAAGTACGCGCGATGACTCCACAACACATCCTTGCATGATCATGGAATTGCCAGCTTTAAACGGCATGTCATTCTCTCTGGGTAAAATAACCAAACATGTATTAGATTGGGATCTAGCTGTGCATGCATTCGCCACATCACGCCTACATAAAAAACAGCCAGACTCGTTTACATTTGGGATCAACTGGTCGTAGCTGGCAGCCAACTGTCGTAAAGCGAAACTCACGAGTATGATTATGAAATGGCAATTTGGTACGATCGAATCCTCGAGTTCATGCATGGCCATGCTGCATGCATAATG
This genomic window from Phragmites australis chromosome 7, lpPhrAust1.1, whole genome shotgun sequence contains:
- the LOC133924372 gene encoding probable long-chain-alcohol O-fatty-acyltransferase 5, with amino-acid sequence MASELAALAVVSAAAFGAMAYARLATACLAPGIPRLAALLPVLLLLPVLPFAFSSILLRTVSAFFLVWLCGFKLLLLAAGNGPLHPALPLVRFFACAALPVKVRDEKQPSRGSPPSSEFFLLSFASKAALFAVLVSLRRFRARMPAYAVPAFDGAHVYLMLELFLASAAALARALLGAELEPQFDRPYLASSLRDFWGRRWNLMVPAVLRPCVYHPARARFGAPAGVLAAFLVSGLMHEVMFYYITLEPGTGEVVAFFALHGACAVAEGWCAAWQSQSGLWWWRPPRPVATALTLAFVTGTASWLFFAPVIRSGLDKAIVAECEGMFAFLEGTGRNLTAATTRLVWSHR